The following proteins come from a genomic window of Geomonas sp. RF6:
- a CDS encoding response regulator yields MTVKVLVVDDVSMFVELQKDFLQASAATIFTARDGAEALRVAKRERPDLIFMDLHMPVMNGAESCAAIKSDPMLRGTRVVLITSEGKDKDKAVCMAAGCDGFLTKPLDKEIFMEMARQLLPAVDRRGKRLNCRMKANFRIFGLTLSGHILDISDNGAYLATSHELEKNVLLEMVFPLPDPDGAIIQTKGRVAWLNTSKNRHKHSQQEGVGIEFTDLSPECARALARYIKRQTI; encoded by the coding sequence ATGACGGTAAAAGTGCTGGTGGTGGACGATGTGAGCATGTTCGTGGAGTTGCAGAAGGACTTCCTGCAGGCTTCCGCGGCGACCATATTCACGGCCAGGGATGGTGCAGAGGCGCTGCGGGTAGCGAAGAGGGAGCGTCCGGACCTGATATTCATGGACCTGCACATGCCGGTCATGAACGGCGCGGAGTCGTGCGCCGCCATCAAGAGCGACCCGATGCTGCGGGGCACCCGGGTGGTGCTCATCACCTCGGAGGGGAAGGATAAGGACAAGGCGGTCTGCATGGCCGCCGGATGCGACGGGTTTCTGACGAAGCCGCTGGACAAGGAGATCTTCATGGAGATGGCCCGCCAGCTCCTCCCCGCCGTCGACAGGCGGGGGAAGCGGCTAAATTGCCGCATGAAGGCTAATTTCCGCATCTTCGGGCTGACGCTCTCCGGGCACATCCTCGACATCAGCGACAACGGCGCCTATCTGGCGACGTCACACGAGCTGGAGAAGAACGTTCTGCTGGAGATGGTCTTTCCCCTCCCCGATCCCGACGGTGCCATCATTCAGACCAAAGGAAGAGTTGCCTGGCTCAATACTTCGAAGAACCGGCATAAGCACTCACAGCAGGAAGGAGTGGGGATCGAGTTCACCGACCTCTCCCCGGAGTGCGCCCGCGCCCTCGCCCGCTATATCAAGCGCCAGACGATCTAG